AGCAtattatacccttatacaattagTAACTTGGGTTATgtcttatttatttaaaagtcacATCCTTTAGTATATTTTACTCACAccttttcatttatttattatattatattatatattatatatactaaaaataacttaaaacacaaTGGTTTGAATCGCACCCCTTCAAAAAGTCATAACCCTCTAAACTAATTTTAACACATCAGATCTCTTATAAAAACTCACACTTATAGATCTTTCACACCCCTTCAAAAAGTCACAACCCTTTAAACTACTTTTTAATATATCATACCCTTTACAAAAAGTCACAACCCTTCGTATTACCCCTTGAGTAAGTCACAACCCTTCAAACTAATTTAAATATATCACAACCGTTACAAAAAGTTTTAGATATATCACATCCTTCAAAAAGTCACAACCCTTTAAACTAATTTTAAACACATCACATCTCTTACAAAAAGTCACACTTATAATTTATAAATCTATCACACCACTTCCCCAAAAGTTACAACCCTTTAAActattttttaaaactttttaaaaACTGAAAAATTATGATGTTCGGTGAACCAATAGAACGCTATTACTATTATcaactaaaaacaaataaaatattaagaAAGGTTTTTATCTTTTCTTGGATTTACTATGCTTTTTTTCGTAATACACTTCTGAACCATATTAATGAAAATTATGgtattttgttttcaaacaccAAAACATTGCGACGGTTCTTCTTAATTAACATGACGACTATTGCCCAATTGTAAACAAATAAAAAAGCAACAACGAGACATCTCGAAACATTACTACGTCGGTTTGaataacaaaatgaaatattGCCCAAATGTATAAAAAATCATTCTGCGCACACACCATATTTCATGTACCACCGCCTCGCCGATTCTCTCTACTTTGCCTCGCATCATCATTCATTTCCGTTCATCACCGATTTGCCGACATACGTTTTCACAACATAATGTGAAGTTTCAATTAAGGTGTGTTTTTATTCCTATCGTTTTTATTACTTCGGTTCTTTTATGATTATTTGGTCCTCTGCATTCTTTACATTttgtatgtgggttttgtttgATGAGTTTGAAGAATTTGCAGATTCATGTTAAGCTATTTGCATATTAGAAGTTGTATATCACTAATGGTCATTTTGTTTTTGCAAAAACTGAATTTTTTGTTAGGTTTCATGTTGTTCTCTTTCAACAATAAAGAAATTTAATTTCTTTCAATGTTTTACAGGATGATGATCTTTTAGTGACAATCATTTTTGGTAACCAAAACCAAATTATAAATCCATAAAATGATTAAATGTATGCTTTTGTGGGGCATGGTGTGAATTCAGTGGATAAACATATGCCCATTTATCGGTTATCACAAACCAAAGGGAAAATAATGACTTTGGTGGAAACCATAAACTTTTAGTTGTTAACCAATGGACATCTATGGTCATTATCTAAATGAATCTCTTAATTTTCCGGTTTACTAATCAACAATGTGCAATATCAATTCATTGAAGAAACTAACAATGAAAGTTATGCGATTAATTGGTCAACATGTCGAATTATTTACTCACAATCTTTAGTTTTCCATACGACAATATGATAAATGAATTACTACGATACATTGGGTTAAAGTTTTCAGATTTGACAAATAAAATTAGTATTTGATGATATTAATGATAGGGTCAACGGAAAGTTATTCAATTCGGATTAAACATAATAAGCCATTTATAATTAacacccgccgcaacgcgcggattACGTTAACTCGTTCAAATATAAATAACAAACCTAAGTGATACCCGGAAAAATTTAGATCACGCAATTGTCGAACAGCATGACCATGTCTTATAGGACGCATTGTTAATTGATGATGACGTAGACTTTTGCCCCTACTTATAAGTCATTCGaaaaagcaatcccaaacacctcTTTTGCTTATTCAAGTCTTCAATCACAATCTAAGCATGGTTAGGCGAAAGGAAATAAGTTTAATAGATAAACCAAATTGATATATTAAAATTAACTATTGAAGTCAAACAATCTAACCTTCGGCATAAAGATATTAGACATAAATATTAATTCAGGAGACTAAAAAAGAGGATTTCTCTAGAGTTAACATCGCCAATTTTTGGGGTAAAGGAGACTTTGGTATGGAATTCGTTTGTTCGGTGGGTATGTCAGGAGGAATTATGTGTATTTGGGATACAAGAGTATTCGAAGCAGTGTCTTTTGTTAAAAACATATACTTTTTAATTGTGAATGGTAAGATCAAAGGTAGCGGTCTGGAGCTGAATGTGGCGAATGTTTATGCTCCGGAATCGGTTAACGCTAAGCTTGGTGTGTGGAACGAGTTATCAGCGGCTATTGAGGATTATACGGGTTTGTGGCTGGTAGGGGGGGATTTCAATGCGGTCAGGGACTCCAGCGAAAGGAGGAATTCCAGGCTTAATTTATCATGTACCACGAACTTcaacaattttatttttaattcgGGGCTGCTTGAATACGATTTAAAAGGAAGGAGGTTTACTTGCATAAGAGGAAATGGAAAAAAAATTAAGCAAAATCGATAGATTTTTGGTTTGTTCTGATTTTTTTAACCGTTGGCCGGACGCGACTTTCAGGGCTCTATCGGCTTCTTATTCGGATCACGGTCCCATTTTGCTTATTACCAGAGCTAGGAATTTTGGTGCCAAACCCTTTAGAGTTTTTAACTCATGGTTGGGGAAAGAAGGTTACAAAGAAGCCGTCGAAAAGTCTCTAGAGGGAATTAATTTTACTGGGCAGCCAGACTTGATTTTAGCTCAAAAGTTTTCGTTGATTAGGAAGGGGCTCAAGGCTTGGAGAGATGAAGCGAAGAAAAAAGAGGGGGATTTGGCCAATTTGGCGGTTGCTAAAATGGAAGAGTTAGAAAATATAATGGAGACCAGAGGTTTATTAGAAGAAGAAGAGTGGTCGTATCTGGAAAACAAAAAGTTGTTGTTGGAAATTGAAAGAAGGAAGACTATGGATTTGAAGCAGCGTTCTAGGACGAAGTGGGCGTTAGATGGAGACGAAAACTCAAAATTCTTCCATGCTCATGTCAACGCAAGAAAAGCAATTAACGGTATTGTAACGCCTCGTTTTTCGGAGATTTTCGTTTTTTTTTGAAAGTTCATCTTGTAATCCTATTTTCAGAAACTCGTTTCCTTTGTAATCGTACTTCATTTCAAACCATTGTAAATGTGAGACTTCGATCGAAATAAAATTTATTATTTCATACGAATTATACTCCGTTTATTCTTCTTATTACGAGCTTAAACATTTTATATACATTTGATACATACCCGTACCCTTGTAAACACATGTGTAACTTACAACAAATATGCGACTCTAGATATCCGATACGTGCAAACACTTGATACACAATCTATACTTcgttttatacaaacttatttaaTTTCATTAACATATATAAACAATGTGTATTTGCCTAAATAAAATACTTAATCTTATATTATAATACATAATACACCTTACCTTATAATATACCTAATTACTTACATAATGGTTACTTAATTATATGTTATTATTACACAAAATGCCTTATATTATGCTGACATGAAACATTAGGGGCCACAacgtataaaaaaaaaaaaggaaaagatcTAAGGCCTTGCAGCCACACATGATTTCCATTGTTTCATTTTTTTGGGTTATTAACATCTTGAAATATTAATAGAAAACATGAGAGATTTTTAAAACTTGGGCCAACTAATATGCAGCCATTGGACCCTTTTTATTTATTACTGCTTTACCTTCCAACTAATTTTTATTAATTACACTCTTTAATACTAACCCTAATCTCCTCATTTTTTTAACCAACCGCTCACCTTAGTCTTCCCTTCCAAAACTCTCTATCTTCTTCTTTATCTCTACACTTTACTAAaccaaacccaaaaaaaaaaaaatatatatatatatatatataataatacaaaCCTACACAGGAGCTTCTCAAACATGGAAGGTTTGATTCCTTCTTTGGTCGCCAAACACAGACCAACTTGCTGTCCATCTTTTCATTCTTACAAAATCATGAAACCAGCTTCACCTTCCAACTTTACCATCGCTGAATATTCGGAACTTATACTCGTATACGCGTCTCCCATTATTGTGCCAAATCATGAACCTGGATGTTCTGGACTAGATACCATCTCGTTATATCTTCATTACGGCGATAACTATCTCACCGGAGACCTACGAACATCAACAGAGTCACCTCCTCCTTTTGTTTCGCGCGGGTTCTCGTCGGAGAATATGAAACCGTTGAAGACATTCTCATCGGAGAATAACTCGTTACGCGTCGGATGTCAGAGTCCCTGTAACTTCGCCGGATGGTCGGAGAAGACGATCGGGATCTTGCGACCCTCTTCTCTTGTtcggtattttttttttcttttatcgaTTCATTTTACTTCCATATTAACTTCTTCGAATGCAATGAACTGTGTAGAACAAATTATGAAATCAGTGAGTTGTTCGTTGCGTAATCGACTTTGATTGTTTAGTTTTGAGGAAACTAGGATTGGATCATGGAActtaactgacttgggattaggGATGATGAACTAGTTTACTTTAAAAGGATTAAAAACCAGAACATGCAAATAGTTactttttctatatttttttttttatccaGTAAAGACATAACACGTATATCATATTTCTGGTTTTATAAGCTACTAAACTACTTGGAATAACTTAatccttttcttttatttaatttaaatcaGTTTATCTATATCTTCAATTATTAATTCAtagttgatatatatatatataattctttGAAAGACTTTTAATAGCTATTATACAATTTATAAATCAATTTATAAGAATTATACTGTTAATGCAACTTATATGAATCCAGCAAGAATCATATAgtataaacaaacaaacaaaaaaaaaaccatattGATCATTTATGCATATTATTTATCGAATTAATTTAAATAAGTAATTAGTAAATCTTTATCATAAATATTTATACTTTTATTCAGCATTCATCAAAGACCCTAGTATTCCAAATCAGTTATAGAAATCCTAATCCTAGCATTAATCTAGGTCCCTTACCAGTAAAATGTCATCATTTAATTGTAGGGTAATACTTCGGGACCCCTCCCAACATCGTACTTAATTACAACTTGTTTGGTTGCTCTCACCCTACGCATAATCTCTAGACTTCATCAATCCCGCTCGCGGTTTAGCATTACCatacgcaaaactgtgagtatactcgtatttccccctttttacttttaccacttttggggtgtaacatgtttacctattaacttacacatgaacactttgttaaacacatgaacgttcctataacatgcttgtatacgtgatgacttgatactttaaacttgggttattcttatgtgttgaacttatcattaacttcgtacgagccaaaccttgacatatgtagcgctataggattaacgacccgcccgtaaacttgaggttatgtcttgagcatattgcgttttcttggtttgatatgttagacacatgccatatttaaggtttatcttgaatcatatgcttgccatgaggaattgatcacactttttaacttatgctatgtacataccaaacttgtatactcgcctttgcttttgcattgaattgtatttttaaacatgttacaggttgatgatgatgaaatgaaaacggatagcaaagatgcctaaatactcacttagacgtttaggtttaaagtgttgtatcaattttgtttatgttatgttgaacaatgttgttatttgcttttcttgtaatgttttgacatttattttggaaatgaaatttggattattaaattattgtcacaaatagcgttatgatgtctcgagcaatcttcacacttcgtctcatcccgatgtttccgccattggttggggtgtgacagattggtatcagagccataactatagggaattaggaaaagtaggaatgctttaacctagtctatagttctagagccttattcgtacgttttactaagcatatgtgtcacttatgcgttaacacttaacatgctatacttatttttattatgtgttaatacctgTTTCATCGTcttatcctttatgtgtgttcttgacatactttttatgcattaatattcgtttcatcatttcacttttattgtgatattcttgacatgttatacttgtttatttaatctttaatatacatttttcctcacgcgttttactcgactattctaaatccgacaacacacatattacgcaaacgagacgagttcaccaaaataggcgtgaaacccacaatttggtgaatgactttcaatccttctacttttctttttacacggaattcaccaccaagttaggagtgaaatcctcaccttgatggagaaattcgaatttcaaattctagtggaccctcgtcatagtgttgaaattaaattttgacccgacgagtaccaaccacacttaggatatgaaatcgtcaagataggggtgaaacccgcaccttgtcgactagttccactccttgatttttttcataaatcccgccaagtctcgaaatttcgattgatttgggacatgtagtaaccggaagggtaaataccgttaaccgacttgtcggcaagagtattttacctattaggccaaagcatgctcctcaaattcaaaagacttttcgaccactttggttagtcaaagttccgtttggaacactctaaactttggtcaaacatgtgtttctattatttatttatacgatgcaatctttcaaactcgagtttacattcgatttctcttttcacacacacaacatattgaaccttttccatacatttatacgtatgcatgatttcatataatttaaattcatattccttgtaacaactagtggagatgtatcatcgagattggagtgacttccttaccttgacgattgactccacccctcttcccttaaaacgacctcaccaacgagttaggggtgattcccttacttaggtgaccgttaccaaaacttctctttcaaaatattttattatgcaaacccgatcatgttttatacctaaatcctttatcattattcaaaatacctacttataccgatttcaaaatacattgtttatcaaacgtacttcctattctaccatccattttcactcaaatcatatacacgagattcttaatcatgtctttaccgttttactatgcgaatttccaaaccttacgaaatgctacttatcaatttaatcggtctaatgaatctcttgcccatgaacttcacatctgatttattaactgaaacacgttcacattatatcatcatactagagacttccactcttaatcgaaatcaaactaacctttctcaattacttataagacctcatagatgttatatgatcgttttaccaaatactcttttcaacatcaataaatcatttgttaaaattatttttaaacaatcactaagttctcttactaaattcttttctaagggtcgacgttttcacaagaactttcaaagttcaaaatttcatgttttgatgcaaatgaaacaaacccgttattttcaaaaaaaaaaaaaaaaaaaagaaagaaaaaaaaaaccttctctacaacgcttaactcgtcatccaaatttcaaaacacgtgggctagaagacttcatggggaccggcaattttcaacatacgtgaactccctttttttttaaacaaaagtagcatttcaatcattacaaaaatacattatgcttaaccaattagtactttatatcctcttacatacacaactatattctacccttccaaccaaggtcaacctaatttgattcgataaactcaatgtttcatttaaacaactatacatgcttgtcatcgtacacattttggtcgatacctcgcgataacatcatttatatcattcgtatttacgtactcgaccttttgaatgttttatacacttagatccgtgATGTCCCAACGAAcactatatacgcaatatttatttttcatacctacacctatgtttatacgttttatgcttgtacttatacgcatactactcatacgttttacgtttctgcttgtacacatactacttacatgctttatgtttatgctcatacatacatgcgtattcatacttaaacttatgctcatactttcatccttactcatgattcatacattcgtacctatacgcgagcgtaacctgagggattcgcttgcgtgggtcccacacatacttaaacatggacttacttatatactatattcttgtacgtacacattctaaactttttatgtataccccgattcatacacaactagtacaagctatgcggatcatgcgacgatcaaaataatcacgggtgcacacgggattatagtgataggcgtatgagaaccatagagtgtgctactgcgtatggtaatacacggaacgtaacatgacaccgaagacgaaacggacgtaacatggtcaaaacatggtggatacgccgctggtacttcctatatataagtgttttcaccatattaccaaactttcgtaaaacgtgccatgagaaattcagtgttttacagacctcttgaacctaatacaagctttaaacaactcacaaacgcattacgtccgattatccatgacgagacttcatctttaacatgCAACTTTCATCTATCTAATACCCATATCACTCCTATACTTGCGTTCTCTTGGTGTCAATTGTTCGCCCCATGCTCCTATTTCCTTCATATCATACGAGCCTCGGTCACAATCAAGCTCACTCAAGCATTCGAATCCTAATTTACCTTATTACCTTTAGAACCGATTTTCTAATTTTAGCCATTTCAAATCATTTTTACCTATCCACGTTTACCCCTGCTTATGCCCCAAAACCATTTTATCCcgacaaatcattttacaaacttattttcccaaaaattttgtGCCTTTCGAAACATTTCAAGTCTCAAATTTTTACTAGAACTCTTTAAATCTgcctcttaaataaatttcgggacgaaatttcctaaaggaggggagactgtaacgcctcgttTTTCGGAGATTTTCGTTTTTTTTGAAAGTTCATCTTGTAATCCTATTTTCAGAAACTCGTTTCCTTTGTAATCGTACTTCATTTCAAACCATTGTAAATGTGAGACTTCGATCGAAATAAAATTTATTATTTCATACGAATTATACTCCGTTTATTCTTCTTATTACGAGCTTAAACATTTTATATACATTTGATACATACCCGTACCCTTGTAAACACATGTGTAACTTACAACAAATATGCGACTCTAGATATCCGATACGTGCAAACACTTGATACACAATCTATACTTcgttttatacaaacttatttaaTTTCATTAACATATATAAACAATGTGTATTTGCCTAAATAAAATACTTAATCTTATATTATAATACATAATACACCTTACCTTATAATATACCTAATTACTTACATAATGGTTACTTAATTATATGTTATTATTACACAAAATGCCTTATATTATGCTGACATGAAACATTAGGGGCCACAacgtataaaaaaaaaaaaggaaaagatcTAAGGCCTTGCAGCCACACATGATTTCCATTGTTTCATTTTTTTGGGTTATTAACATCTTGAAATATTAATAGAAAACATGAGAGATTTTTAAAACTTGGGCCAACTAATATGCAGCCATTGGACCCTTTTTATTTATTACTGCTTTACCTTCCAACTAATTTTTATTAATTACACTCTTTAATACTAACCCTAATCTCCTCATTTTTTTAACCAACCGCTCACCTTAGTCTTCCCTTCCAAAACTCTCTATCTTCTTCTTTATCTCTACACTTTACTAAaccaaacccaaaaaaaaaaaatatatatatatatatatataataatacaaaCCTACACAGGAGCTTCTCAAACATGGAAGGTTTGATTCCTTCTTTGGTCGCCAAACACAGACCAACTTGCTGTCCATCTTTTCATTCTTACAAAATCATGAAACCAGCTTCACCTTCCAACTTTACCATCGCTGAATATTCGGAACTTATACTCGTATACGCGTCTCCCATTATTGTGCCAAATCATGAACCTGGATGTTCTGGACTAGATACCATCTCGTTATATCTTCATTACGGCGATAACTATCTCACCGGAGACCTACGAACATCAACAGAGTCACCTCCTCCTTTTGTTTCGCGCGGGTTCTCGTCGGAGAATATGAAACCGTTGAAGACATTCTCATCGGAGAATAACTCGTTACGCGTCGGATGTCAGAGTCCCTGTAACTTCGCCGGATGGTCGGAGAAGACGATCGGGATCTTGCGACCCTCTTCTCTTGTTcggtatttttttttcttttatcgaTTCATTTTACTTCCATATTAACTTCTTCGAATGCAATGAACTGTGTAGAACAAATTATGAAATCAGTGAGTTGTTCGTTGCGTAATCGACTTTGATTGTTTAGTTTTGAGGAAACTAGGATTGGATCATGGAActtaactgacttgggattaggGATGATGAACTAGTTTACTTTAAAAGGATTAAAAACCAGAACATGCAAATAGTTactttttctatattttttttttatccaGTAAAGACATAACACGTATATCATATTTCTGGTTTTATAAGCTACTAAACTACTTGGAATAACTTAatccttttcttttatttaatttaaatcaGTTTATCTATATCTTCAATTATTAATTCAtagttgatatatatatatataattctttGAAAGACTTTTAATAGCTATTATACAATTTATAAATCAATTTATAAGAATTATACTGTTAATGCAACTTATATGAATCCAGCAAGAATCATATAgtataaacaaacaaacaaaaaaaaaaccatattGATCATTTATGCATATTATTTATCGAATTAATTTAAATAAGTAATTAGTAAATCTTTATCATAAATATTTATACTTTTATTCAGCATTCATCAAAGACCCTAGTATTCCAA
The Helianthus annuus cultivar XRQ/B chromosome 6, HanXRQr2.0-SUNRISE, whole genome shotgun sequence genome window above contains:
- the LOC110867102 gene encoding uncharacterized protein LOC110867102; translated protein: MCIWDTRVFEAVSFVKNIYFLIVNGKIKGSGLELNVANVYAPESVNAKLGVWNELSAAIEDYTGLWLVGGDFNAVRDSSERRNSRLNLSCTTNFNNFIFNSGLLEYDLKGRRALSASYSDHGPILLITRARNFGAKPFRVFNSWLGKEGYKEAVEKSLEGINFTGQPDLILAQKFSLIRKGLKAWRDEAKKKEGDLANLAVAKMEELENIMETRGLLEEEEWSYLENKKLLLEIERRKTMDLKQRSRTKWALDGDENSKFFHAHVNARKAINGIVTPRFSEIFVFF